The Scyliorhinus canicula chromosome 17, sScyCan1.1, whole genome shotgun sequence DNA window agtccactgcccgggccaggtcctccgcacttccgcagttgggtgaacttctcgttcaggaagctcaccaactggcCCATTGACCACTGAGCCGCCAGGCCCTGGACATCTGCCATCTCCACGAGTGTTATCCACTCCTCACTCACCACAACCAACTGGTTCACATTTTTCTGGGCACTTCTGGACCGCAGCTCTataaactaggggtcactctcttctccttttacttctgcacctttttctGACAAAATTCCTGTGACAAACTGGCATAAAGGCCATCATGAGCGGGAGCTTACAAACATGCGAGCACTCACTCCCATGGTCGCCACCGGCAATATTTTCAATGACTGGGGAGCTTGATCatatcacagaatccctgcagtgcagaatggggccattcagcttccatgcagtcatccaaggccagaattgaacctggggccctggctctgtgatgcagcaatgctaaccattgtgccaccccaggaacaaaCACCAAACTAACAGCTTGTTACCCATTGTTCAGAACAGAGATAATCTGTCAATCAAGCCTTATTCTTTATTCTGGGTAATTTAATCCTCCATTACCCTGGCTTGCAGAGACCAAAATGTCTTATTGATGAGGCAGAACAgcagcagagaaggaaagaaaatgaaGAAAATCCTGCTCTCTGGCTCCCATTCCCTCAAGGGATGTCCTGCCTAATGTGTCCAAAACCTGCAGGTCTGTTCATtcacatgaagacccatggcTGAAACACAGACCCTGAGTAGACGTCATCCTCGAATCGAGGGGCTGCTGATGACGAGAGGAAATGTGCAACAGGGAGCATGTGAGGTGATCCAGACCAGACAGCAGAAGGAGAGAATATTGTGAATTTCTCcactgcagtgttcttcaaactttttttccagggacccatttttacccaaccggccaaccttcgggacccaacccggccgaccttcgcgatccaactcagtcgaccttcgcgacccacgccggccgacctgcgtgacccaccattttctcttaccttgtttgctgctgataaaaatggaggaaatggttttgggtccctttggccctcgaacacgctcctccaatggaacctgttggatgaaggtgaagccttccggtgtcggaaagtacggagtctccatctgtccaaagttctgcatttcttcCGTAAAATGTTATTAAATAaatcccccccgaacttgtaaaaaataataaaaaattaaatgaataaaataaatgaataccccccccccccccccgtgcttgtaaaaaaaattaaatgaataaaataaatgaaaaaaataaaaattaaataaatgaaataaatgaataaaacacggTTACAGAGGAACCGTACACAGATGAGCATGGAAATACCATTGTGAAAAAGGTAATGCAAGAATGAGTATGACTAATCATGATTTGCATTCCTTATATTCTCATATAGATGGAGTCAGGAACATTACAGACATAAACTACTTACTTCATTGCACCTTTTAAAATTACTCCAGGTAATCAAGGAACAATGAAGTGAAGTGAGCGAttaagctgcgaccgtttaaaaaaatagcggccgcactgcgcatgcgcatagttttgcggccaaattttttttacatgttcgcggccattttaaaaGCCGCTTGctgccggcgttattaaaagctggctgctgcgcggggatttgcgcaatcgggagcgccgtgaAGGACTGCTCCGCGaccttcccgacacccgcctgtgacccacccgcgggtcgcgcccccgagtttgaagaacactgctctactGGGTTGAGTGATAGCGGGAGGCCAGCCGTGAGTCGTTAGGAGAGTTAAGTCCAGAGGTATCAAAGGAATGGATGGCAGTCTCAGAGGCAGATGAGCTGAGACTCAGATAGAGTTGGGCGATGTTACTGAGATGAAAATGGTGATAACGTGGTTCGTAGCTCAGTTTGGATTGTAATATTTTGCCGTGATTGTGAACAGTCGGGTTCAGACTCAGACAGTTACCAGGGTGAGGGATGGAGTCATTGGATAGGGTGTGGAGTTTATAGAAGGGACTGAAGACAGTGGCTTTGGTTTTCCCAATATTTATTTGGAGGAAATGTCTGCTCATCCAGGACTGGatattggtttagcacactgggctaaatcgctggcttttaaagcagaccaaggcaggccagcagcacggttcaattcctgttccagcctccccgaacaggtgccggaatgtgacgactaggggcttttcacagtaacttcattgaagcctacttgtgacaataagcgatttacattttcatttcatgttgtgtGAGTTGGAGAAAACTTGGAGGTGATGGTTTTAACATACACCTGGTACCCTGGTCCTTCTGGATGGTTAGGTCCAAGAGTTGTCAAAGTTCTCTCAACAGATATATAAAATCCTTCTCCTTCACCCCTTGCTTCTCCCCACTGTCCATTCTATCTATTGTCCTCTTCTCCCACATATGGGCCAGAATCCTGTGTGGGCCCAGactgggtggcagatccccctcatttaaggacatcaatgaaccagttgggtttttgtgacaatccagcagttttcatggtcactttttcccactGCCAGCCCCATAAATGATCAGATTCATTCAGCACAATTTCAAATGGtgccacattggttagcactgctgcctcacggtgccgaggacctgggttcgatcctggccctgggtcactgtcggtgtggagtttgcacattctccctgtgtccacgtgggtttcaccctcacaacccaaagatgtgtaaagtagttggattggccacactaaattggcccttaattggggaaagacATCATCTAAAGTGGTAgtagatctgggggggggggggggggggggggggggcgctggtggGTGGCCATTGAGGAAATCAGGAAAAGATCAATATAATTGAATATTTCAAAGCCGCCCAGTCCTAATGGACATCACCAGAGTCAGACCTCACTGATTCCGTTCATCACGACATTAAGGGCAGAGCGGGAGACCAGAGCAAGTTAGAGCCAAGCCCGGCCGTGATTGACAGGAGTTCCAGCCAATTGGAAATGGAGGTTGGAGCTGGGAGGACCTGGCTGgtagctggtcctccagccatcaCGACGCAGCAAAGGAGTGGGTCCATCTCAACTGGGCTAACATAGAGAAGTTAAATGGTCAGCGGTTTATTGGGAATAGGAGGTGGGCCTCATGTAGAAGACAAGCTCAGTGACCGACTGATGGGAGATAGGAGAGCGACTGGAGGATGATGCGAGTTCAGGGCGCAAACAAGGAGAAACATTAGAGGCAGTTAGCGGCAGTGAGGAAAGCAGCTGATTGAAATGGGGAACAAAAGGAAGGAGCTTGTTTGAGGGATATTAAAAACACAAAATTCACTGTGTTTAACACAAAGCGTCAACGCTTTTTTATTTGACTTCAGTGCAGAATATTAACACTTATAACTGGACTGGGGTTTATTATCAATGAATATacttcagtcctggatgtgattaacaacaAAATCCAACTCCTGCAATCACTGATGAACTCGCCGGTGTCGCAGAAGGATCGATGACTGagagaatcctttcccacacttggagcaggtgaacggcctctccccactgtgaactctcaggtgtgtcagcaggttggatgactgagtgaatcccttcccacatttagtgcaggtgaacggcttctctcccgtgtgaactcgctggtgtacagtgaggtgagatgatcgcctgaacccagtcccacattgagagcatctgaacggtctctcgtcagtgtgaatatGCTGATGGCGCATCAGTTCCCTGGTACTTTTATAGCAGTTCGAGCAGTCTGGGCATTTGTACGGTCTCTCGTCagagtgaacttgctggtgtgtcagcaggttggatgaccgagtgaatcccttcccacactcggtacaggtgaatggcctctccccagtgtgaactagcCTGTGTGCCTTGAATTGGGAAGACtgaatgaatctcttcccacactctgagcagctgtacggtctctcccccgtgtgaactctctggtgtaccAGGAGTTCAGATGATCGTCTGAATCCCAtatcacagtgagagcacctgaatggtctctcctcCGTGTGAACACTTTGATGGGACATCAATGCCTCGGAACGTTTAAAGCATTTCCtacagtctggacatttaaaaggtctgttgtcagtgtgaactcgctggtgttgcagcaggttggatgactgagtgaatcctttcccacactcggagcagatgaatggtctctcctcagtctgaactcgctggtgttccaTGAGATGGGATGTCTGAGTTAGTCTCTCCCAAGACTCTGAACaactttctcctcagtgtgaactcgctggggAGAACATTAAGATCAGATAATCGGCTGAACCCagccccacagtgagagcacgtGAACGGTCTTTCGTAAGTGTTAACACGTGGATGTATATCACTTCCCTGGAACCTTTATAGCTCTTCCTGTAGTCTGGACAAGTAAAATAATAACTCCTGAGTGTGGATTTATTTATATATCAGACGGTGGGATGACCGGATGAAACCCGTACCACTACGGAGCAATATTTCAACAAtcttcccagtgtgaatttgTCAGATTGGATGATGGACTGAATCCTGTtgaacacacagagcaggtgaacggcctctctccggtGCGACTGcatcgatgagtttccagctcagaTGAATAACTGAATCGCTCCTCACAGTCTCCTGATTTCCACGGTTCCTCCTCAGTGTATCTACTTTGGTAGGTCGTGAAGCCAGATGATCagctgaagcctcgtccacacagagAACGGTTTCATCCACTGTGAACAACCCTTTTTCCTTCAACAGTCTTTCAAAATCAAAATGATAATGAAGTTCTTGTTAACTGAGCAGCTccatcagatcctgatgtgaatGTTTGGTTTCAGAATCCTCCCCTTCTAATACCCTGTGAAAtggatttaaaaacagaaaaagggagtgagagagaacccacaaaaacacaaagacaggttgtgaaattgagctgaacgAATTTGAAGGGCCGGCAATAAAAGAAAGTGACCATgtaaactgctggattgtcaaaaAAAcgcaactggttcactaatgtccttcagggcagAGAACCTGTCACCCGGCTGGGCCGACACAAGACTCTGCCCTCtatgggagagagaaagaggtaggTGCAAGGGGGAGTAATTTTTCATATCTATATTTTCATGGTTGTGTCCCTTCATggtaatgtcactttaagaaatgggtgtattatcaaatggcttcagtgatgtcattgtgtgggtggagctgggctgtggctctggtttttacattcgttttgagctggaagctggctgtggttttactttcggtttacactgttggaagctggattcagacaaatAACTTttctttggtctctctctctgcgtgtTAAAaggtcacttgataatttaaaagtggtcGCTGTTTTCTGTGAAGAATTcaaaacctactgttttggtaaaaagggGTTTTCTGGTTTTATTGGATGTTATCAAATAgaaacagttgaaagggaagttattatGAGTTATATATAGAGAggactgtagctgtgtggggtatttatgtttgcagttgataaaatgctgtgtgtgtttatagaaatgttaactgaattcgtagaataaactttgtttttgattaaaagtgctaacACTTGAAAGGCAGCCcctgtgctcatcataaccaaaatgaATAAACAGTTGCagttcaggtgaactccatgatataatctggaattttctaaaccctggcccataacaatatcatAACCAGAACTCTGACAGAGTATCCCAAATCCTCAGATTACCTGGAAGGGCCTGAGTATCATGTGTATGTGAATACTGTCAACTCCAGGATCCTCTCCCAGCAACACAACATCCTGATTTGTCTGACACCCAATActggatgaagagaaatttccccATTGAAATATTGGGGAAAGTAGTCCAAAAAAAAGCTCCACAAACTCCACTCTCCAGCCACTAACTGCATTCCTCTCCTAAGCAACTCTCTAAAGAATAACCAGATTGTTCA harbors:
- the LOC119952050 gene encoding zinc finger protein 239-like, yielding MEHQRVQTEERPFICSECGKGFTQSSNLLQHQRVHTDNRPFKCPDCRKCFKRSEALMSHQSVHTEERPFRCSHCDMGFRRSSELLVHQRVHTGERPYSCSECGKRFIQSSQFKAHRLVHTGERPFTCTECGKGFTRSSNLLTHQQVHSDERPYKCPDCSNCYKSTRELMRHQHIHTDERPFRCSQCGTGFRRSSHLTVHQRVHTGEKPFTCTKCGKGFTQSSNLLTHLRVHSGERPFTCSKCGKGFSQSSILLRHRRVHQ